A genomic region of Torulaspora delbrueckii CBS 1146 chromosome 7, complete genome contains the following coding sequences:
- the JLP2 gene encoding Jlp2p (similar to Saccharomyces cerevisiae JLP2 (YMR132C); ancestral locus Anc_2.400) has protein sequence MVYFYDSAPLGVARKYQLVTGKDKFENDMLIKWGYKELNYVWFHADKYSSGHVYLKLQHDEKSLEEVPPEVINDCLQLCKSMSIQGNKMNQCTIIHTPWTNLRKNKFMKPGEVSFKSLQRVRRMESFARDQPLLNRLTKTRVELAENVEEILHHAKKTKDGDFFYDILMTTAEG, from the coding sequence ATGGTATATTTTTACGATTCAGCCCCTCTAGGCGTAGCAAGGAAGTATCAGCTCGTTACTGGGAAGGATAAATTCGAAAACGATATGCTAATAAAGTGGGGTTACAAGGAATTGAACTACGTGTGGTTTCACGCTGATAAATATTCGAGTGGCCATGTCTATTTGAAGCTGCAACACGATGAAaagtctttggaagaagtaCCGCCGGAAGTGATCAATGACTGTTTACAGCTTTGTAAATCGATGTCTATTCAGGGCAATAAGATGAATCAATGTACCATCATACATACTCCATGGACGaatctgaggaagaataAGTTCATGAAACCAGGGGAAGTATCTTTCAAGTCTTTACAGAGGGTACGGAGAATGGAAAGCTTCGCTAGAGATCAGCCGCTATTGAATCGACTGACCAAGACACGCGTCGAGCTGGCTGAGAATGTGGAAGAGATTCTGCATCATGCCAAGAAGACCAAAGATGGTGACTTTTTCTACGACATATTGATGACAACCGCGGAAGGCTGA
- the RRB1 gene encoding ribosome biosynthesis protein RRB1 (similar to Saccharomyces cerevisiae RRB1 (YMR131C); ancestral locus Anc_2.401), with protein sequence MSKRSIDLEEEQRVVSAKVGNSDLPNAGTIDKEPDVAMGEFEDQYSDEFESDGEIIEVDDEEDKDEEQDDDQEFVERKQQKAQELVEKDKNEEENKQEIYLPHMSRPLGPDEVLEADPTVYEMLHNVNMPWPCLTLDIIPDGLGTERRNYPQSILMATATQASKKKENELMVLKLSQLNKTLVKDDADEEEDDEDDEDNDSDPIIENEEISLRDTTNRLKISPFASSQEVLTATMSENGEVYIHDLGPQTKAFETPGYQIPKSAKKPLHTIRNHGNVEGYGLDWSPLIKTGALLTGDCSGQVYLTQRHTSKWVTDKQPFTFSNNKSIEDIQWSRTESTVFATSGCDGYIRIWDTRSKKHKPAISTRASATDVNVISWNEKIGYLLASGDDDGRWGVWDLRQLSPNNSENVQPVAQYDFHKGAITSISFNPLDESIIAVASEDNTVTLWDLSVEADDEEIKQQAAETKELQQIPPQLLFVHWQKEVKDVKWHRQIPGCLVSTGTDGLNVWKTISV encoded by the coding sequence ATGTCGAAGAGAAGCATTGACTTAGAGGAGGAGCAAAGGGTTGTTTCGGCTAAAGTCGGCAACAGTGATCTGCCCAATGCAGGAACTATTGATAAAGAGCCCGATGTTGCCATGGGAGAATTTGAGGATCAGTATAGTGATGAGTTTGAAAGTGATGGTGAAATAATTGAGGTTGATGACGAGGAGGATaaggatgaagagcaaGATGACGATCAAGAGTTCGTTGAGAggaaacaacaaaaagCCCAGGAATTAGTCGAGAAGGATAAAAATGAGGAGGAGAACAAGCAGGAAATATATTTACCACACATGTCACGCCCGCTGGGGCCTGATGAAGTTTTAGAAGCGGACCCTACTGTCTACGAGATGTTGCACAACGTGAATATGCCATGGCCGTGTCTAACTTTGGATATCATTCCCGATGGTTTAGGGACTGAACGTCGGAACTACCCACAGTCCATCTTGATGGCCACTGCTACTCAGGCTTCcaaaaagaaggaaaacGAACTAATGGTGCTGAAACTCTCCCAGTTGAATAAGACTCTTGTGAAGGATGATGCcgacgaggaagaagatgacgaagatgacgaggataATGACAGTGATCCGATCATCGAGAATGAGgaaatttcattgagaGATACCACAAACAGGCTAAAAATTTCGCCATTCGCTTCTAGCCAGGAAGTTTTAACTGCTACCATGAGCGAAAATGGTGAGGTTTACATCCATGACCTGGGTCCACAAACGAAGGCATTCGAAACACCTGGTTATCAAATTCCCAAATCAGCTAAGAAGCCCCTTCACACGATTAGAAACCATGGCAATGTTGAGGGTTACGGGCTAGATTGGTCGCCTTTGATCAAAACCGGTGCTCTCCTAACGGGTGACTGTTCAGGTCAAGTTTACTTAACTCAACGTCATACTTCAAAGTGGGTAACTGATAAGCAGCCATTCACTTTTTCGAATAACAAATCTATTGAAGACATACAATGGTCACGTACGGAATCTACGGTCTTTGCTACTAGTGGATGCGACGGGTACATCAGGATTTGGGACACGAGATCAAAAAAGCACAAGCCTGCTATTTCCACAAGAGCATCCGCGACTGACGTGAACGTCATCAGTTGGAACGAAAAAATTGGCTACTTACTAGCTagtggtgatgatgatggtaGATGGGGTGTCTGGGATCTAAGGCAGCTGTCACCAAATAACTCAGAGAATGTCCAACCAGTTGCCCAATATGATTTCCACAAGGGCGCCATCACATCTATAAGTTTCAACCCATTAGACGAATCTATCATCGCTGTCGCCTCTGAAGACAATACAGTAACACTCTGGGATCTTTCTGTGGAAGCTGACGATGAGGAAATCAAACAGCAAGCAGCTGAGACGAAGgagcttcaacaaatcCCACCTCAACTACTATTTGTTCATTGGCAAAAGGAAGTAAAGGACGTCAAATGGCATAGGCAAATCCCCGGTTGTCTTGTCAGTACTGGTACAGACGGTCTTAATGTCTGGAAGACAATCAGTGTTTAG
- the RIC1 gene encoding Ric1p (similar to Saccharomyces cerevisiae RIC1 (YLR039C); ancestral locus Anc_2.402) → MSKHIWPLSPPQKARINECVHELTDREIKNDDILQTISLPQVNVLILMTPARVLVYNMKPLALVASHERSSESISEFGLNRSITPSTALDRDVNGLLSQQESYSLIWNQGKVVFYVVTERNFILSYQILKSSTNLTTFKEYGIPVIDVGKIREDIDHDFDDTLDNDTLTVFERNKASRIIQNGYTVTKDKGFLQFLSVNQDNINELPVKKLELRLKVVLKFDYQIIDLFGFKRLLEGNKSKAEESLLVLFPHGLQLLSLEEFKLKKTSLVELTNGKEICFNAGHLIVISKESEEDISINVIDFSNKKVKSNRLEVRGTLLSCFELRKRLALIFEDRIIYFNTTTNQVDYSYDPPFRIKLGGKLSDEMLLMISTANSVHFVTPLGNSLFSSSADSDLEKPPTTLEYSDFAYVDKFLVLVSHSGNYEVWNLWEEAKQTFSDSRSPVSYVLHNNNNDVAIYSPLGSSPVRNDSMQMVKLPTKTINNCVSQIKVNSNLKMMAVYVSNKNILLIHNLETNAWYDFNDLTIIDMHWLCSSYLLCQIKTEDWATSVQCFRFHLQGLDTSDISKYRVWEYEIPTSVPVLKVKVNVSSKYRLLKLKSRESPELEKYGEKFYRTAEIIIVTENHISIFAVLSIIHPSGVNIIKKFHEQAKIELPAAFSADSIEWITSFKDGLIYLYDDKIIKTATTDAQNWREDILLRDVERIIDVVFDEIYFVCKTQELFYKMDDLWEGKPPMLSIPLEDDFYPISVTSETTTTHGLNCLYHEDYVKLVLKHKIYLDQIIAAKMDQNVDPKDIMAEFGSIRHYKFALEKILSLKILASEPLNQIVELVKLCDAPLGSDMTTHNNQNGSLEIISNCLRKIEIKHWNQLFTSLKMTPRDLLARCLEGNEAKILGVLLLVFLNYDAELVEDLRNDEIPEEEEGQNNSEFPDSSVVDLIRDQEMMLRVLRLLVTSGANATDSTKAADSWDMCFQLMRLLKELDKENNTHLVQQALDMLQ, encoded by the coding sequence ATGAGCAAGCATATATGGCCATTGAGCCCGCCTCAAAAGGCAAGGATTAATGAATGTGTCCACGAGCTAACCGATCGTGAGATTAAAAACGACGACATACTGCAGACCATCTCGCTGCCTCAGGTCAATGTGCTAATACTGATGACTCCCGCCAGAGTGCTGGTCTATAACATGAAGCCATTGGCCTTAGTAGCGAGTCATGAAAGGAGTTCTGAGTCCATATCGGAGTTCGGTTTGAATAGATCTATTACTCCGTCAACTGCATTGGATAGGGATGTCAATGGCCTGCTTTCTCAACAAGAGTCCTATAGTTTGATCTGGAACCAAGGAAAGGTGGTCTTTTACGTAGTGACAGAACgaaatttcattctctcATACCaaatattgaaaagctcGACAAATCTGACAACTTTTAAAGAATATGGTATACCCGTGATTGACGTGGGGAAGATAAGGGAAGATATTGATCACGACTTTGATGATACATTGGATAACGATACTCTTACGGTATTCGAAAGGAATAAGGCGTCCCGAATTATACAAAATGGTTACACTGTGACAAAGGATAAGGGGTTTCTACAGTTCTTGTCGGTTAATCAAGATAATATCAATGAACTGCCAGTAAAAAAGCTTGAACTACGGTTGAAAGTTGTCCTAAAGTTTGACTATCAAATCATAGATCTATTCGGCTTCAAACGTTTATTAGAGGGTAATAAGAGCAAGGCGGAAGAGAGTCTGCTGGTTTTGTTTCCCCATGGTTTACAGTTATTGAGccttgaagagttcaaattgaagaagacctCTCTCGTTGAGTTGACCAATGGGAAAGAAATATGTTTCAACGCAGGTCATCTGATTGTTATTTCAAAGGAATCCGAAGAGGATATATCAATCAACGTTATTGATTTCAGCAATAAAAAGGTGAAATCGAACAGGCTGGAAGTGCGAGGCACCCTTCTGTCTTGCTTCGAATTAAGGAAGAGGTTGGCCCTCATATTTGAAGACAGGATCATATATTTCAATACCACAACTAATCAAGTTGACTACTCATACGACCCCCCGTTTAGGATTAAGCTCGGTGGAAAATTGAGCGATGAAATGCTTCTCATGATATCCACCGCAAATTCGGTACACTTTGTTACTCCACTAGGTAATTCTCTATTTTCGTCCTCAGCAGATTCTGACCTGGAAAAGCCACCAACAACACTTGAATACTCCGATTTCGCTTACGTAGACAAATTCCTAGTCCTTGTCTCTCATTCGGGGAACTATGAGGTATGGAATTTATGGGAGGAAGCTAAACAGACATTCTCTGATAGCCGTTCACCAGTCTCGTACGTTCTGCAtaacaacaacaacgacGTTGCCATATATTCGCCTCTAGGAAGCTCGCCTGTACGAAACGACTCTATGCAAATGGTCAAGCTCCCTACGAAGACCATCAACAATTGTGTATCTCAAATTAAGGTTAATTCCAACCTAAAAATGATGGCCGTATACGTATCGAACAAAAACATTCTGTTGATACATAACCTCGAGACAAACGCATGGTACGATTTCAACGATCTAACGATTATAGATATGCATTGGCTTTGCAGCTCATATTTGCTTTGTCAAATCAAGACAGAAGATTGGGCAACATCTGTTCAATGTTTCCGCTTCCATCTGCAAGGTCTAGATACGTCTGATATCTCGAAATACCGTGTCTGGGAATACGAAATACCAACATCAGTTCCAGTTTTAAAGGTTAAGGTCAATGTGTCGAGCAAATACAGGTTGCTGAAGCTTAAATCACGAGAGAGCCCTGAACTTGAGAAATATGGCGAAAAGTTTTATAGAACGGCAGAGATAATCATTGTTACGGAAAACCATATTTCGATTTTTGCCGTCCTCTCTATTATCCACCCTAGCGGTGTAAACattatcaagaagtttcaCGAGCAAGCAAAAATCGAACTGCCTGCCGCTTTTTCAGCCGACTCAATCGAATGGatcacttctttcaaggatGGACTAATATATCTCTACGATGACAAAATTATCAAGACTGCGACCACGGACGCCCAGAATTGGCGAGAAGATATTCTATTAAGAGATGTGGAGAGAATAATAGATGTGgtatttgatgagatatACTTTGTTTGCAAAACCCAAGAACTTTTCTATAAGATGGATGACCTTTGGGAAGGAAAGCCACCTATGCTCTCGATCCCATTAGAGGATGACTTTTATCCCATTTCGGTCACATCTGAGACCACAACAACCCATGGCTTAAATTGCCTCTACCATGAGGACTATGTCAAACTGGTTCTTAAACACAAGATTTACTTGGATCAGATTATAGCAGCCAAGATGGACCAGAATGTAGACCCGAAGGATATCATGGCGGAATTCGGCTCAATCAGGCATTACAAATTTGCGCTCGAAAAAATATTGTCACTCAAAATACTGGCCAGCGAACCTTTAAATCAGATTGTAGAGTTGGTTAAGCTTTGTGACGCTCCGTTGGGCTCCGATATGACTACACATAATAATCAAAACGGCTCATTGGAAATCATCAGCAATtgtttgagaaagattgaaatCAAGCACTGGAATCAATTGTTTACCAGTCTTAAGATGACGCCTCGTGATTTACTAGCTAGATGTCTCGAGGGCAATGAGGCTAAGATCCTAGGAGTGTTGTTATTGGTATTCCTCAATTACGACGCTGAACTAGTAGAGGATTTGagaaatgatgaaatacccgaggaagaagagggGCAAAACAATTCAGAGTTCCCGGATTCTTCAGTCGTTGATCTTATcagagatcaagagatgatgTTGAGAGTGTTAAGGCTTCTTGTCACCAGCGGGGCCAATGCGACTGATAGCACCAAGGCGGCCGACTCTTGGGACATGTGCTTTCAACTGATGAGACTGTTGAAAGAACTAGATAAAGAGAATAATACTCATCTAGTTCAACAAGCACTGGATATGCTTCAGTAA
- the COX12 gene encoding cytochrome c oxidase subunit VIb (similar to Saccharomyces cerevisiae COX12 (YLR038C); ancestral locus Anc_2.403), translating to MSAEHKIAELAEKEAEPQQASPLHTVGFDARFPNQNQTKHCWQSYVDYHKCVNVKGEDFAPCKVFFRTFSSLCPVDWVDKWDEQRSKGIFPGDINP from the coding sequence ATGTCCGCAGAGCATAAGATCGCTGAATTGGCTGAAAAGGAGGCCGAACCTCAACAAGCTAGCCCACTACACACCGTTGGTTTCGACGCTAGATTCCCAAACCAAAACCAAACTAAACATTGCTGGCAATCATACGTGGATTACCACAAGTGCGTCAATGTGAAGGGTGAAGATTTTGCTCCATGCAAAGTTTTCTTCAGAACCTTCTCTTCTCTATGTCCAGTTGACTGGGTTGACAAATGGGATGAACAAAGAAGCAAAGGTATTTTCCCAGGTGACATAAACCCATAA
- the TDEL0G03370 gene encoding uncharacterized protein, which produces MNLANFISSSNLTTYQNWYGHYAGNNTYEAWNPSSNYSALTLEIRTGDDSVLSAITFNVTGDLQSAYEQMELEEAAATSAEGYSTQLLATSIDPWTEPTMAVDEPNRLNKRACGSFCGVNLHCLLAPCFKCAAYRPGTWRKRCATGWGRAG; this is translated from the coding sequence ATGAACTTAGCTAACTTCATTTCAAGCAGCAACCTGACAACTTATCAGAATTGGTATGGTCACTATGCCGGTAACAATACTTATGAGGCTTGGAACCCGTCAAGTAATTATTCCGCTCTAACTTTAGAGATTCGTACAGGGGATGACTCAGTATTGAGTGCAATTACTTTCAATGTTACCGGTGACTTACAGTCAGCCTATGAGCAGATGGAGTTAGAGGAGGCAGCCGCTACCAGTGCCGAAGGTTATTCGACACAGCTGCTTGCCACTAGCATTGATCCGTGGACAGAACCTACCATGGCCGTGGATGAACCTAATAGATTGAATAAGCGTGCCTGTGGATCGTTCTGTGGGGTTAATCTACACTGCCTACTGGCACCCTGTTTTAAGTGTGCTGCTTATAGACCCGGCACGTGGAGGAAAAGATGTGCTACTGGCTGGGGAAGAGCAGGTTAG
- the TDEL0G03380 gene encoding uncharacterized protein (Ty like retrotransposon), with amino-acid sequence MILFIDMWRFSKKAHFIPCAKGLDARDVIDLLYRFIFAYHVFPKSIISDRDTRLMAKLFRDFTERPGIKLTISSSNHPQTDDQSERETLNRLLRTYTNSDHALWDEIENVYSSTPSQSSRLTLFEVHCGYIPSKILRSSGTDQALENYHHPKPRMPLQPLNSAKKRITRGGGRKLSLD; translated from the coding sequence ATGATCCTTTTTATTGATATGTGGCGCTTCTCAAAAAAAGCCCACTTTATCCCATGCGCCAAGGGACTAGATGCCCGAGACGTAATCGACCTATTATACCGGTTCATCTTCGCCTATCATGTGTTCCCAAAATCGATCATATCTGACCGAGACACACGTTTAATGGCCAAACTATTCCGTGATTTTACGGAACGCCCTGGGATCAAGCTTACcatatcatcatccaatCACCCTCAGACCGATGACCAGTCTGAGCGCGAGACCCTGAACCGCCTCCTACGAACGTATACGAACTCCGACCACGCACTATGGGACGAGATCGAGAATGTGTATAGCTCCACACCATCTCAATCCTCTAGATTGACCCTCTTCGAAGTGCACTGCGGCTATATTCCCAGCAAGATCCTTCGAAGCAGTGGCACTGACCAGGCacttgaaaattatcatcaCCCTAAGCCAAGGATGCCCTTGCAACCGCTTAACAGCGCCAAGAAACGAATCACAAGAGGGGGAGGAAGGAAATTGAGTTTGGATTAG
- the NAB2 gene encoding mRNA-binding protein NAB2 (similar to Saccharomyces cerevisiae NAB2 (YGL122C); ancestral locus Anc_6.130), with the protein MSQEQFTENLKVIVAEKLGTLPNFHEDIKYVAEYIVLLMVNGGTVETVVQELSTLFDSVSPDSLTDVVQTAFFALEALQQGETVDSIVSKIRGSGSAPVVPEPQQVQQVQQIQQPQMMAQQEALAAQEPLSAFANFVPKQPVAQPEQSNDMGSQTQYSQKVGAVGKQRGGRGGRGASRGASRGHSRNQNARFNPLAKALGINGDNGNVNFVHQKKEGRCRLFPRCPLGRSCPHAHPTKVCNEYPNCPKPPGTCEYLHPNEDEDLMREIEKTREEFQQRKAAIIAARTKPVSTGIVLCKFGALCSNPMCPFGHPTPADEDAKVLELLWCADNLQCSDKNCKKAHSSLSKIREVAPLGQKNFSRPGPAAPRAQEKSLEQCKFGTHCTNKRCKYRHARSHVMCREGANCTRIDCFFGHPINEDCKFGIECRNANCLFRHPEGRVLPQKTKSAAGNQTFTPTDNNGSNTSQRMFALPEGAHIENAGNQAGLQSIHANAQPDNDTDMS; encoded by the coding sequence ATGTCACAGGAGCAATTTACAGAGAATTTGAAGGTGATTGTAGCTGAAAAGCTGGGCACTTTACCAAATTTTCATGAGGATATCAAATATGTCGCTGAGTATATTGTGCTATTGATGGTCAACGGTGGTACTGTTGAGACCGTTGTACAGGAGTTATCGACCCTTTTCGATTCAGTTTCACCAGATTCTTTGACCGATGTAGTTCAAACTGCTTTCTTTGCTCTGGAAGCTTTGCAGCAAGGGGAGACGGTGGATAGTATTGTGTCCAAGATTAGAGGTAGTGGAAGTGCTCCAGTTGTTCCTGAGCCACAGCAGGTTCAGCaggttcaacaaattcagCAGCCTCAGATGATGGCTCAACAGGAAGCCCTTGCCGCTCAAGAGCCTCTTTCCGCGTTTGCCAATTTTGTTCCTAAACAGCCAGTGGCTCAGCCAGAGCAATCTAATGATATGGGATCACAAACTCAGTACTCACAAAAAGTTGGGGCTGTTGGGAAGCAACGTGGCGGCCGCGGTGGTCGTGGCGCATCTCGCGGTGCATCTCGCGGTCACAGTAGGAATCAAAACGCTAGATTCAACCCACTGGCCAAAGCTCTTGGAATTAACGGCGACAACGGTAACGTCAATTTTGTTCACCAAAAGAAGGAAGGTCGTTGTAGACTATTTCCACGTTGCCCATTGGGTAGATCATGTCCTCATGCTCATCCAACTAAGGTTTGTAACGAATACCCCAACTGTCCTAAACCACCTGGAACGTGTGAATATTTGCATCCaaatgaggatgaagatctgatgagagaaattgaaaagactcgtgaagaatttcaacaaagaaaggCTGCCATCATTGCTGCAAGGACTAAGCCAGTATCAACTGGTATTGTTTTATGTAAATTCGGTGCTTTATGTTCAAACCCCATGTGTCCGTTTGGTCACCCCACACCTgctgatgaagatgctAAAGTACTGGAGCTACTGTGGTGTGCGGACAATCTACAATGTTCAGACAAGAACTGTAAGAAAGCTCACTCGTCGTTATCCAAGATAAGGGAGGTGGCACCATTGGGCCAAAAGAACTTCAGCAGACCTGGACCAGCAGCTCCTCGCGCACAAGAAAAATCATTGGAGCAATGTAAATTTGGTACTCATTGTACCAATAAGCGTTGTAAATATAGACATGCTCGTTCGCACGTTATGTGTCGTGAAGGTGCTAACTGTACCAGAATCGATTGTTTCTTTGGCCATCCGATCAATGAGGACTGTAAATTCGGCATCGAGTGCCGAAACGCAAACTGTCTCTTCAGACATCCTGAGGGGAGAGTTTTACCCCAAAAGACGAAATCCGCTGCAGGCAACCAGACGTTCACACCAACGGACAACAATGGTTCCAACACAAGTCAAAGAATGTTTGCTCTACCCGAAGGCGCCCACATCGAAAATGCAGGGAACCAAGCAGGTCTACAGTCGATACATGCCAATGCTCAACCAGATAACGATACTGATATGAGTTAA
- the RPS2 gene encoding 40S ribosomal protein uS5 (similar to Saccharomyces cerevisiae RPS2 (YGL123W); ancestral locus Anc_6.129), giving the protein MSAPAPAQAQAQGAPRRGGFGGRNRGRGGRRGGRQVEEKGWVPVTKLGRLVKAGKITTLEEIFLHSLPVKEFQIIDTLLPTLSDEVMNIKPVQKQTRAGQRTRFKAVVVVGDSNGHVGLGIKTAKEVAGAIRAGIIIAKLSVIPIRRGYWGNNLGQPHSLATKTSGKCGSVTVRLIPAPRGSGIVASPAVKKLLQLAGLEDVYTQSNGSTRTLENTLKAAFVAIGNTYGFLTPNLWAEHALPLSPMDVYADEAAIQKKRF; this is encoded by the coding sequence ATGTCTGCTCCAGCTCCAGctcaagctcaagctcaagGTGCCCCAAGAAGAGGTGGTTTCGGTGGTAGAAACAGAGGCCGTGGTGGTAGAAGAGGTGGTAGACAAGTCGAAGAGAAGGGCTGGGTCCCAGTCACCAAGCTAGGTAGACTTGTCAAGGCCGGTAAGATCACTACtcttgaagagatcttCCTACACTCTTTGCCAGTTAAGGAGTTCCAAATCATTGACACTTTGTTGCCAACTTTGTCCGATGAAGTCATGAACATCAAGCCAGTTCAAAAGCAAACCAGAGCTGGTCAAAGAACTAGATTCAAGGCTGTCGTTGTCGTCGGTGACTCTAACGGTCACGTTGGTTTGGGTATCAAGACCGCTAAGGAAGTTGCTGGTGCCATCAGAGCCGGTATCATCATTGCTAAGTTGTCTGTCATCCCAATCAGAAGAGGTTACTGGGGTAACAACTTGGGTCAACCTCACTCTTTGGCTACCAAGACCTCTGGTAAGTGTGGTTCCGTTACCGTTAGATTGATTCCAGCCCCAAGAGGTTCTGGTATTGTTGCTTCTCCAGCTgtcaagaagttgttgcaattggctGGTTTGGAAGATGTTTACACTCAATCCAACGGTTCTACTAgaactttggaaaacacCTTGAAGGCCGCTTTCGTTGCCATCGGTAACACTTACGGTTTCTTGACTCCAAACTTGTGGGCTGAACACGCTTTGCCATTGTCCCCAATGGATGTCTACGCTGACGAAGCTGCTAtccaaaagaagagattcTAA
- the OM14 gene encoding Om14p (similar to Saccharomyces cerevisiae OM14 (YBR230C); ancestral locus Anc_6.128): protein MSEPHADHSKKFEKHAEKAGEEAKKAVDELKKDDKVYKKKLQEGENYVVERVREFASFASTQVANTMNYACGVAHSTAARAQSLACRAASRSANPVILVNLLLGTGVVAALLTGYAKYDTRYLKDKSDGAILCVVGSATALLALDTVLSAKYYSKFDKK from the exons ATGTCTGA ACCGCACGCAGATCACAGTAAGAAGTTCGAGAAACACGCCGAAAAGGCCGGTGAAGAGGCTAAGAAGGCCgtcgatgaattgaagaaggacGATAAGGTgtacaagaagaagttgcAAGAGGGTGAGAATTATGTAGTGGAACGGGTGCGTGAGTTTGCTTCCTTTGCCTCCACCCAAGTTGCTAACACTATGAACTATGCGTGTGGGGTTGCACACTCGACGGCTGCCCGTGCGCAATCCCTTGCTTGCAGAGCTGCTTCTAGAAGTGCAAACCCAGTAATTTTGGTCAACTTGTTGCTTGGTACAGGCGTGGTAGCCGCCCTGCTCACCGGATACGCCAAATACGACACCCGTTATTTGAAGGATAAGTCCGATGGGGCCATTTTGTGTGTTGTCGGGAGTGCCACCGCGCTCTTGGCACTAGACACAGTGCTCTCAGCAAAGTACTATTCGAAATTCGACAAGAAATAA